One region of Lampris incognitus isolate fLamInc1 chromosome 4, fLamInc1.hap2, whole genome shotgun sequence genomic DNA includes:
- the LOC130112099 gene encoding G2/mitotic-specific cyclin-B2-like: protein MAREDNLAAPIVTRSQFLILLTAEKRLSEFGGTENPTQKGKAVKGPKRAVFGQLTNVPVAAVNTKINGSNEAATKSLLKRKTMQTVVQHCGPLKAEEIPPSSIQEESAGVSMMEEELCQAFSETLLDVEDIDKNDSDMPQMCSEYVKDIFVYLRSLEEQQAVRPKYMQGYKINGRMRAVLVDWLIEVHASFQLLQETLYLTVAVLDRFLQVHPISQQKLQLVGVTAMFLASKYEEMDCVDVGDLAYVTDNSFSNAQILEMERVIFRQLNFNLGRPLPIHFLRRASKASNSNVETHILAKYLMELTLLDYDMVHYRPSEIAAASLYLAQLLFDELPWSATQKHYTTYDEIHLKPIGQHIAKNVVIMNEGKTKFQAVKGKYSSSKLIKVSLAPQLKSPVLTNMAAPLLKP, encoded by the exons TTTGGGGGGACAGAAAATCCAACCCAGAAAGGGAAGGCCGTAAAGGGTCCTAAGAGAGCTGTGTTTGGACAGCTTACCAACGTTCCTGTTGCAGCCGTCAACACCAAG ATAAATGGATCAAACGAAGCTGCAACCAAATCATTGCTCAAACGAAAAACCATGCAAACCGTGGTCCAACATTGTGGTCCTCTAAAAGCGGAGGAAATTCCGCCTTCCTCCATCCAAGAGGAATCAGCTGGTGTGTCGATGATGGAAGAGGAACTTTGCCAGGCCTTCTCTGAAACTCTCCTTGATGTGGAGGACATTGACAAGAATGATTCAGATATGCCACAGATGTGTTCTGAATACGTGAAGGACATCTTTGTTTATCTACGGAGCCTAGAG GAACAGCAGGCTGTACGACCCAAATACATGCAAGGCTATAAAATCAATGGACGTATGCGCGCCGTCCTCGTTGATTGGCTGATTGAAGTTCACGCCAGCTTCCAGCTATTGCAGGAGACTCTTTATCTCACAGTTGCTGTATTGGATCGTTTTCTCCAG GTCCACCCAATTTCACAACAGAAGCTGCAGCTGGTTGGCGTGACTGCCATGTTTTTAGCTTCAAAATATGAAGAGATGGACTGCGTAGATGTTGGGGACCTTGCCTACGTCACAGACAATTCCTTCTCTAACGCTCAAATCCTGGAGATGGAGCGAGTTATTTTTCGGCAACTCAACTTTAACCTGGGACGCCCCCTGCCAATACACTTCCTCAGGAGGGCTTCAAAAGCCTCCAAT TCTAATGTAGAGACGCATATCCTCGCTAAGTATCTGATGGAGCTGACCCTCCTTGACTACGACATGGTGCACTACCGACCCTCAGAGATCGCTGCTGCCTCCCTGTACCTTGCCCAGCTGCTGTTTGATGAACTGCCTTGG TCTGCTACACAGAAGCACTACACAACATACGATGAAATCCACCTGAAGCCAATTGGGCAGCACATTGCTAAAAACGTTGTGATCATGAATGAGGGGAAAACAAAGTTCCAG GCTGTAAAGGGCAAGTATTCAAGCAGCAAACTGATCAAGGTCAGCCTCGCCCCTCAACTAAAGTCTCCTGTGCTGACCAACATGGCTGCTCCTCTTCTCAAACCCtga